Within the Salmo salar chromosome ssa12, Ssal_v3.1, whole genome shotgun sequence genome, the region CGTTGTGTACAGTATAAATTAGACTTAAGAGAAGTGAGGAGGACTCACTTAAGAGCTGGTTTTTCAGTGCAAATGGCTCCTGCTTCTTCAGTTCGCTGTCTTCTGGAGCTCCGTATTctgaaaaacaaaagaaaatcgAGCCTCTCTGTCAATTCGTTGAATTCATAATGACTACAGGGCGGGAATTAGGATCACCATTGTCTCTTTGTAAGAGTGACATGGGTTGCGTTGTATCACTTCTTTCTCGGGATATGGGTAGCAGTACGGCAGATGGTTTTTTTCTTCAGAAATGCCTATAGTGGAGTAGATATAGGATGGGCTGTACCACTTCTCAGTGTGAAATAGGGTGTAGCAGCCGAGTGCCGGGGAAACCTTGGGAGGAATGTACCACTCTTGACTCACTCTGTATGAGACTCTGATAGCGGGGGTGCTGTGCGGTGAATTCAGCACTGGGGCGGTTCTGCTGGGGGTCTCGGTGTCCCCCGGATGCCAGCCACTCTAGCCCGAACATCTTGCAGTAGTCCAGCTCCGCCCCCCTCCTGTCCTCAGGCAGGACCTACAGGTAACCACGGTAACAGGGAAAGAGAATGGAGGATTTCAGCAAGCGCATCTGCAAACACTGATGTATTCATAGTGGGAGATGCGAGAAGGAAACATATATAAGCTTTAAAAGGAACATTTCACAATGTCTAGATAAAAGTTGTGAAGTTCCAAGACATTATGCCTCAATCTCGAATGAAGATATAGTAAGCACTGTCTAATTTCCTGGTTTTCTTCAGTGCATATCTTTTCCATTCATTTGGGACGGAGGCATAGAGCTGGATCTATCACTGCGATTACTTTAGGTTTGCTTGCGCAGTGGCTGACCATTAATCGCACCAGTATAAATTGCATGTCGGCCATGTGGAGATCAACTGTAAGAAGCTGGGTCTGTCGTTCAGAACCGGGTATATTAAAATGGAGCTTAATGAACACCCCCAGGTTTGGCGGTAGCGTTAAAACAGAGGACGGGGCCTCACCGTCCACCTGTTGAGGGCCTCCAGCCGGCCCACCCTGGCAATAAGCAGCTGCATGGCCGTGCCGGGGTTCCTTTCCTGGCTCAGCAGGGGGTTCTGCCGACACGACAACCGGACCAGGCTCTGCAGCTTCTCTAGCTCGTTTATTAccgaccactgtgtgtgtgtgtcaatgaatGTGTCAGCGAGTGAATGAGATTGTAAGaatgtgttggtgagtgtgtgtttgtgtgcgttttttttttatattgttgtACGTATTGCCGTGTCAGTGTGTAAGCACAAGCGAGTGTATGTGCAGGgtttagagagagcgagagagaaaggagataaaGGGTTGAGTTAGAAGAAGGATTTCACATATTCTCTCTTACTATCCATCTTCACAAAACAAGTATTAACTTTTTGCAGACTTAGTGACATTCATCAAATTTGTTTAGTAATTAATCATTTATATCTCCGGATATATTTCACTACGATCAAATCTTTCTTAGAAGACAGACAACACTCACCTCTGAAATGTTGTTGCTGTTAACTGACAGAGTTTTCAGGGCAGGAAACATAGCTGTTTTGCAACCTTCAGAAGACGTGATAAAATAATCATTTACAGAGTCTTACCAGTATACTCAACGTCGATCTTTCGCCCTTACAGTTCTTCACATTGTCAAATGCCTGTGTCATCGAAACACATATCCACATGCATCTTCTGGGATCTTGTTCAACTACCTCTACTGCTATGCTAATTAAACTTGACTTCCATTAACAAACACGTCAAAAAAAAGTGTCACGTTTTTCAAACAATGTCCGACGTAAACTTTACCAGGCAGTGCGTCCTCAAACCGCAAGGTTGACAAACCAGTCTTAGACATATTTAGATTCTCCAGTCTGAAATTCATGAAAAGCATGGATGTAAAAggtaaattacattataaatgctACATAAGTTATTATAAATGTTACAAATGCttattcattgaaatgctaatgTTTACAAATAATGACATTTATTAGGATAATAGtatacattttgttgttgttgttgatgataacGCTCAGTAAAGTACTCCCAAGAACTATAAATGCACAAGTCGAAGCTAACAACAGGGCTATGTCATTTGTCATAAGGTGTAGCGAACAGTTATGAGAAGTGTCTGTGTTGGTACGGTTTTGCCCGCTCTTACCTAGGCAGTTCGCCAATACTCAGTACGGTTCCATCAACCAAAGGGTTTGTTGAGAGATCCAAAACTGTCAAAGACTGTAAGACATTGTTTGGCCTGCGCGAAAGAGGCGGAAATACAAGTCAGTCCTATATGTTGctttagaaataaaaaaaactacatCTGAACGGAGACCCAAAACAGACGGCTAAAACCTTACTTCTGTAGTTCAGTGATGTCATTCTCAGAGACGTAGAGCTCTTCCAGCAGTGGCCACATGGGGGCACACTCAAGCAGCTAACAGACCAACACCAAAGGGAGATGGGGTAAATGTAAAGAGACAGCATATAGATCAGTTCTTCTCATTTCATTTGGCCTTCACATGTTTGCACCAGCTTGTTAATTAACATATTGTGCACTGCAACTTAATTATCTATTACCGTATTAACTGGTACAAAAACACCTTTAAAAATAAAATCAGCCTAAAATATTGTATTTCCTTCACATGGGATCGATCCGAATTAATCTTTCATCAATTCCTCACATcccatctcctcgcctccttctcaaccaTATTGGTGGATAAAATCCAAGGTTCTTCCCCTCCAGCCTTcttctccaatgggttttgagaaggatgtAAGCATAGAGGATGTGAGGAATTGAGGAAAGATGAATTGAGAAAAAGACCCATAATGCCTAAGGGAAAGGTACAGGGTGGTGGCTGTCACCTGAGGCCACGTGAGGGCACAGTTGGTGAGGGAGAGGACCCTGAGGCAGGAGAAGGCCCGGGGTCGCACCGTAGGGTTGGAGGGCACACGCAGTCTGTTGTGGCTGAGGGgaaagaggacaagagagagagtcagtgaggGGATCAGAGTTTGAGAAAAGTGaggcacaaaaacacacacacatcattattCAGCGTGATCTACCTGAGCTGAAGCTCTTTGAGTTCCTCCATCTGCTCCGTGACGGCCATCACATCGTCCCAGCAGCACAAGAGGTTCCCACACAGGTCTAACATCAGCACGTCTGACAGGGACCATTAAGGATGTAGTTGTAGTGCACCATCAGCTAAATGTCCAATCAACGCTT harbors:
- the LOC106564827 gene encoding tubulin-specific chaperone E is translated as MRVPDQTQPTTMHEGLPSDAVGRRVACDGERGTVRFVGTVPPTAGLWLGVEWDNPDRGKHDGSHEGVHYFTCRHPKGGSFVRPKKASFGVDYLTAIRRRYEMEVQQVLGEEIQISTRTVEMVGFEAITEKQKVENLTDVALRLCEVSSPGPANEIRNTTPHVLMLDLCGNLLCCWDDVMAVTEQMEELKELQLSHNRLRVPSNPTVRPRAFSCLRVLSLTNCALTWPQLLECAPMWPLLEELYVSENDITELQKPNNVLQSLTVLDLSTNPLVDGTVLSIGELPRLENLNMSKTGLSTLRFEDALPGCKTAMFPALKTLSVNSNNISEWSVINELEKLQSLVRLSCRQNPLLSQERNPGTAMQLLIARVGRLEALNRWTVLPEDRRGAELDYCKMFGLEWLASGGHRDPQQNRPSAEFTAQHPRYQSLIQKYGAPEDSELKKQEPFALKNQLLSITFVCPDETDRKSVVKKLPDSMIVQKVKGLLYRLLKIPGAELKLSYTSSKMEGKEIEIDNDLKPLQFYSIEDGDKVLVRWL